CGCCCTACCGGCGCCTCGTCCCCTATCTCCGGCCGCACGTCCCCGTGCTCGTCGTCGGTTCGCTGCTCGCGCTCATCGTGTCGGCGATGGAGGGCCTCACCGCGTGGCTCGTCAAGCCGGTGATGGACGACATCTTCATCCGGCGCGACGTGGTCATGCTCAGGCTGATCCCGCTGGTGCTCCTCGCCGTCTACGTCGTCAAGGGCGTCGCGCGCTACCTCCAGTCGTACCTCATGGCGGCCGCCGGCGAGCGCGTCGTCGCGCGCCTCCGCCGCGACCTCTACACCCACATCCAGACGCAGCCGCTCTCGTTCTTCTCCGACTTGCACTCGGCCGACCTCATGTCGCGGATCCTCAACGACGTGGGGCGCCTCGCCCGGCTCTCCTCGGGTGTGCTGGTGATGGCGGTGCGGCAGATCGGGACGATCGTGGCACTCTTGGGCGTGATGCTCACCCGCGAGTGGGCGCTCACGCTGACCGCGCTCGTCGCCGTCCCGTTCATCGCCCTGATCGTCCGGGGCATCGGCGGCCGGCTCTACAGGATCAACAAGCGCACCCAGGAGCGCATCGCCCAGCTCGCGGTGCTCCTCCACGAGTCCTTCAGCGGGACCAAGATCGTGAAGGCGTTCGGGCGCGAGCGCCACGAGCAGGCGCGCTTCGACGCGCTCAACGACCGCCTCGTCGCCCTCTCGCTCAAGAACGTGCGCGCCGACGAGATCACGGAGCCGCTCATGGAGATCGCGGGCGCGTTCGGCATCATGGCGGCGCTCTGGTACGGCGGCTACCAGGTCATCCAGGGCCACATGACGCCGGGCACGCTCTTCTCGTTCACGGCGGCGGCGCTCATGCTCTACGGCCCGGTGCGCCGCCTCTCGCGCTCGCTCAACGTCGTCCAGCAGTCCACGGCGTCGGTCGAGCGCGTCTTCCACATCCTCGACATGCCGCCGGCGATCGCCGACCGGCCCGGCGCCGCGCGCCTCGAGACCTTCGGCGGCGAGCTCCGCTTCGAGCACGTGGATTTCCGCTACGCCGACGC
This region of Candidatus Methylomirabilota bacterium genomic DNA includes:
- a CDS encoding ABC transporter ATP-binding protein, whose translation is MIRVAAPYRRLVPYLRPHVPVLVVGSLLALIVSAMEGLTAWLVKPVMDDIFIRRDVVMLRLIPLVLLAVYVVKGVARYLQSYLMAAAGERVVARLRRDLYTHIQTQPLSFFSDLHSADLMSRILNDVGRLARLSSGVLVMAVRQIGTIVALLGVMLTREWALTLTALVAVPFIALIVRGIGGRLYRINKRTQERIAQLAVLLHESFSGTKIVKAFGRERHEQARFDALNDRLVALSLKNVRADEITEPLMEIAGAFGIMAALWYGGYQVIQGHMTPGTLFSFTAAALMLYGPVRRLSRSLNVVQQSTASVERVFHILDMPPAIADRPGAARLETFGGELRFEHVDFRYADAGELTLKDITLDIRKGEVVAFVGMSGAGKSTLMDLLPRFHDVAAGRITLDGRDVRDVTQASLRAQMGIVTQETFLFSDTVRYNIAYGKPEATPEAIERAARQAHAHDFIVACPEGYDTLVGERGVRLSGGQRQRIAIARAFLKDPPILILDEATSDLDAESEFMIQQALADLMRGRTVLVIAHRLATVRSADRIVVVHDGRIAEIGRHDQLLARDGIYRRLYALQMEGVAG